A single genomic interval of Fructobacillus americanaquae harbors:
- a CDS encoding DNA polymerase III subunit alpha — protein sequence MYAPLQQKSAYSLLQSPNSVEQIIQVAKDRGYQAVSLAEENVLYSVVAFYKAARKAGIKPVFSLVLQVNGLVNVATAFPVLLTAKNQVGYQNLVYLSSKKMANPDQALQLTDLTGHLDGLSLTLSPKSELGQLIVVEDSAVKNYLDQLTDKVGGADFYLGINPLMSVHHQDLLVAYAMAHQVRLIAWDQVDYLNEEDVFFAQVLRAINQGTQLEDLDLLAREKGAYYLRSQAEIAELYQKNAALRGAYQNNEALIGEANVDLAFKSPALPVFQQDSGLDSKTYLTQLANAGLKRRLTGHEESFQDYQDRLNHELTVIVGLGFADYFLIVWDIVKYARDHHVQTGSGRGSAAGSLVAYTLGITNVDPLDEGLLFERFLNPDRASMPDIDIDWPDDRRDEILAYLHDKYGQESFAQIITFGTLAAKQALRDTARVFGLDAKAQKRLSEGVPAGKNGRKVPLKEAWTAPDQKLKQAIYDLDFGQLLLKTALAIENLPRNYSTHAAGVVLSDQPLVATLPVQVGNDGYLLTQVEKGPVEELGLLKIDILGLTNLKILAQTIALAQDDLPADFDIKKIDFQDKETLQLFANGNTTGIFQFESAGMKNVLKRLEVDDFHLIVAATALYRPGPSQHIDPFIKRRLKQEPVPTIDPVVDQILAPTYGILVYQEQVMQVAAAYAGFSLAQADFLRSAMSKKKLEQMAAVKTAFITGAQQKGHRLDEAEKLFAYIDQFANYGFNKSHAVAYSQLSFQLAYMKAHYPLAFYTAILNAHQGGAEKAQAYLAEVKQLGLKVLPPDVNTSTRDWSIQAGALVMGLGNINGLQTAFVTTLLDSRSQIGRFASLQDLIKALPEKFRDEKFLNQLAYAGALDHFGYNRAELLANLPDLINAASFGDLVLSETKIKKLADLPLVERLQTEKEALGFNLSGHPTEAFQADYDRGTVTAMVNLVAGQRVKVLGLVKNVKIIQTKRGDDMAFVNLTDMTGSVDVTIFPKIYDKVKAVLKVGRLVQVGGNTEVRQGISVIGNFVDAVDASQSQNFQADLDKKHPVHQQTAPTRKTAQSGTWFLRLDEDHDQEPIKNQLWQVMQQNPGDYPVILYWPKTKIRRMLPQSYNLAGSDQLKQALEQVLSSKNVVFRQKD from the coding sequence CTTTGGCAGAAGAAAACGTGCTTTATAGCGTGGTTGCCTTTTACAAAGCGGCCAGAAAAGCCGGTATTAAACCAGTTTTTTCGCTGGTCTTGCAGGTTAATGGCTTGGTGAATGTGGCCACAGCTTTCCCGGTTTTACTGACCGCTAAAAATCAGGTTGGTTATCAAAACTTGGTTTATTTGTCTTCTAAAAAGATGGCAAATCCTGATCAGGCGCTTCAATTGACTGACTTGACGGGTCACCTCGATGGGCTTTCTTTGACTTTGTCGCCAAAATCAGAATTGGGGCAGTTAATTGTTGTCGAAGATTCGGCGGTTAAAAATTACCTGGATCAGTTAACTGACAAGGTTGGTGGAGCTGATTTTTACTTAGGCATTAATCCATTAATGTCGGTTCACCACCAAGACCTCTTAGTCGCTTATGCCATGGCCCATCAAGTGCGCTTAATCGCTTGGGACCAAGTCGATTATTTAAACGAGGAAGATGTTTTTTTTGCTCAAGTTTTGCGAGCCATTAATCAGGGAACTCAGTTAGAAGACTTGGACCTTTTAGCCCGTGAAAAAGGGGCCTATTACCTCAGGTCACAGGCGGAAATTGCTGAATTGTATCAAAAAAATGCGGCTTTACGTGGTGCTTATCAGAACAACGAGGCCCTGATTGGTGAGGCGAACGTTGATTTGGCGTTCAAGTCACCAGCCCTACCTGTTTTTCAACAGGATTCTGGGTTGGATTCGAAAACATATCTGACCCAATTGGCCAATGCGGGCTTAAAGCGTCGGCTAACGGGCCATGAGGAATCCTTTCAAGACTATCAGGACCGGCTGAACCACGAGTTGACCGTCATCGTGGGGCTTGGCTTTGCTGATTATTTCTTGATAGTTTGGGACATTGTTAAGTACGCCAGAGACCACCATGTCCAAACTGGTTCCGGTCGTGGATCCGCTGCGGGGTCCTTGGTTGCTTATACATTAGGGATTACCAATGTTGATCCCTTAGACGAAGGATTGCTATTCGAACGGTTTTTAAATCCTGACCGAGCATCGATGCCCGATATTGATATTGATTGGCCAGATGACCGTCGTGATGAAATTCTTGCTTACCTTCATGATAAGTACGGTCAGGAATCTTTCGCACAGATTATTACTTTTGGTACTTTGGCAGCTAAGCAGGCATTGCGCGATACAGCCCGTGTTTTCGGCCTTGATGCCAAGGCACAAAAACGGCTTTCAGAGGGCGTACCGGCTGGTAAAAATGGTCGTAAGGTGCCTCTGAAAGAAGCCTGGACGGCGCCTGACCAAAAGCTTAAACAGGCGATTTATGACTTGGACTTTGGTCAACTGCTGCTAAAAACGGCTTTGGCAATTGAAAACTTACCGCGAAATTATTCAACCCATGCTGCCGGCGTCGTCCTTTCAGACCAACCATTAGTGGCCACGTTGCCGGTTCAAGTTGGCAATGATGGCTATCTCTTAACTCAAGTTGAGAAGGGGCCAGTTGAAGAACTTGGCCTATTAAAAATTGATATTTTGGGCCTGACGAACTTGAAAATTTTGGCGCAAACGATTGCCTTGGCTCAAGACGATCTGCCAGCTGATTTTGATATTAAAAAAATTGATTTTCAGGACAAAGAAACCTTGCAACTTTTTGCCAATGGCAATACAACAGGCATTTTCCAGTTTGAGTCGGCTGGTATGAAAAATGTCCTAAAGCGACTGGAAGTGGATGATTTTCATTTGATTGTGGCGGCCACGGCCCTTTATCGACCAGGTCCTAGCCAACACATCGACCCCTTTATTAAACGACGCTTGAAACAAGAACCCGTGCCGACGATTGATCCTGTCGTTGACCAAATCTTGGCCCCAACCTACGGTATCTTAGTTTATCAGGAGCAGGTCATGCAGGTGGCTGCTGCCTATGCTGGCTTCTCATTGGCCCAGGCGGATTTTCTTCGTTCGGCGATGTCCAAGAAAAAGCTTGAGCAGATGGCAGCGGTCAAAACTGCTTTTATAACTGGAGCACAGCAAAAGGGGCACCGTCTTGACGAAGCAGAAAAACTGTTCGCTTATATCGATCAGTTTGCTAATTATGGTTTTAATAAGTCGCATGCAGTAGCTTATAGTCAACTATCGTTCCAGCTGGCCTACATGAAGGCCCATTACCCATTGGCCTTTTATACAGCAATTTTGAATGCCCACCAAGGCGGTGCCGAGAAGGCGCAAGCCTATTTGGCCGAGGTCAAGCAACTCGGTTTGAAGGTTTTGCCGCCAGATGTTAATACCTCCACTAGGGATTGGTCTATCCAAGCTGGCGCTCTGGTTATGGGCTTGGGCAATATTAATGGCTTGCAAACGGCCTTTGTGACAACCTTATTGGATAGTCGCAGTCAGATTGGTCGCTTTGCTAGTTTGCAAGACCTGATCAAGGCTTTGCCTGAGAAATTCCGCGATGAAAAGTTTTTAAATCAGCTTGCCTATGCAGGGGCACTTGACCATTTTGGCTATAACCGGGCGGAACTCTTAGCCAATTTGCCGGACTTGATTAATGCGGCTAGTTTTGGTGACTTAGTTTTGTCAGAGACGAAAATCAAGAAATTGGCTGATTTACCGTTAGTAGAGCGATTGCAAACGGAAAAAGAGGCCCTTGGCTTTAACTTATCGGGCCATCCAACTGAGGCTTTTCAAGCCGATTACGACCGAGGAACCGTGACGGCCATGGTCAATTTAGTTGCTGGACAGCGTGTCAAAGTTTTAGGCCTCGTTAAAAACGTCAAAATTATCCAGACGAAACGGGGGGACGATATGGCCTTTGTTAATTTAACGGACATGACCGGCAGCGTCGATGTCACCATCTTCCCCAAAATTTATGACAAGGTCAAAGCGGTCTTAAAGGTTGGACGCTTAGTTCAGGTAGGCGGCAACACAGAAGTCCGCCAGGGGATCTCTGTTATTGGCAATTTCGTTGACGCAGTGGATGCCAGCCAAAGTCAAAATTTTCAAGCTGATTTGGACAAAAAACATCCGGTTCATCAGCAAACAGCACCAACAAGAAAGACTGCTCAGTCAGGTACATGGTTTTTGCGTCTGGATGAAGACCATGATCAAGAGCCGATTAAAAATCAGCTTTGGCAGGTTATGCAACAAAATCCTGGTGACTACCCGGTTATCTTGTATTGGCCGAAGACAAAGATAAGGCGAATGTTACCACAATCTTACAATTTAGCTGGTTCAGACCAGTTAAAGCAGGCATTAGAACAGGTTCTATCTAGTAAAAATGTCGTTTTCCGACAAAAAGACTAA
- the pyk gene encoding pyruvate kinase has protein sequence MKKTKIVSTLGPSSTDVDTIVKLIEAGANVFRFNFSHGDHEEHLGRMQAVAEAEKITGKTVGRLLDTKGAEIRTTKQADGKIQFSTGDVFRISMDDSIEGTKEKIAVTYPGLFDDVKVGGQVLFDDGLLATTVTEKDEANKELVVKAENNGLLGSRKGVNAPGVSINLPGITEKDADDIRFGLDHEINYIAASFVRKPEDVLDIRALLKEKNMEHVQIIPKIESQEGIDNLDAILEVSDGLMVPRGDMGVEIPAENVPLIQKEMIDKMNVLGLPVITATQMLDSMEENPRPTRAEASDVANAVFDGTDATMLSGESANGDYPVEAVAMMAALDEKAESALSLYSRHADTFYGDDDVESVASAAARLSDSVEAKAVVVLTETGYAARMVSKHRPAVMTIAMTKSERVQRGLTLNNGILPVLVDTPKTVDDLVAKAKEEAQAQGLATAGDKIVVVTVAPIDMAKSTNNVSVETI, from the coding sequence ATGAAAAAGACGAAGATCGTCTCAACACTTGGTCCATCATCAACTGATGTAGACACAATTGTGAAGTTAATCGAAGCAGGTGCGAACGTATTCCGTTTCAACTTCTCACACGGTGATCACGAAGAACATTTGGGCCGTATGCAAGCCGTTGCAGAAGCCGAAAAGATTACTGGTAAGACTGTTGGTCGTTTGCTTGATACAAAGGGTGCCGAAATCCGGACTACTAAGCAAGCTGATGGTAAGATTCAATTCTCAACTGGCGATGTATTCCGTATCTCAATGGACGACAGCATCGAAGGTACAAAGGAAAAGATTGCAGTTACTTATCCTGGATTGTTTGACGACGTTAAGGTTGGCGGACAAGTGCTCTTTGATGATGGTTTGTTAGCTACTACTGTCACTGAAAAGGACGAAGCAAACAAGGAATTGGTTGTTAAGGCTGAAAACAATGGTTTGTTGGGATCACGTAAGGGTGTGAACGCTCCTGGTGTTTCAATCAACTTGCCTGGTATCACTGAAAAGGATGCTGATGACATTCGTTTTGGTTTGGACCACGAAATTAACTATATCGCTGCTTCATTCGTTCGTAAGCCTGAAGATGTTTTGGATATCCGTGCCTTGTTGAAGGAAAAGAACATGGAACACGTTCAAATCATCCCTAAGATTGAATCACAAGAAGGTATCGATAACTTAGATGCTATCTTGGAAGTTTCTGATGGTTTGATGGTTCCACGTGGAGACATGGGTGTTGAAATCCCTGCCGAAAACGTGCCTTTGATTCAAAAGGAAATGATTGACAAGATGAACGTTTTGGGATTGCCAGTTATTACTGCTACTCAAATGCTTGACTCAATGGAAGAAAACCCACGTCCTACACGTGCCGAAGCTTCCGATGTTGCCAACGCTGTCTTTGATGGTACTGATGCAACAATGCTTTCTGGTGAATCAGCTAACGGTGATTACCCAGTTGAAGCTGTTGCTATGATGGCCGCTCTTGATGAAAAGGCTGAATCAGCTTTGTCATTGTACAGCCGTCATGCTGATACTTTCTACGGTGATGATGATGTTGAATCAGTTGCTTCAGCAGCAGCTCGCTTGTCAGATTCAGTTGAAGCTAAGGCCGTCGTTGTTTTGACTGAAACTGGTTACGCTGCACGAATGGTTTCAAAGCACCGTCCTGCTGTCATGACCATTGCAATGACAAAGTCAGAACGTGTTCAACGTGGATTGACTTTGAACAACGGAATCTTGCCTGTTTTGGTTGACACACCAAAGACTGTTGATGACTTGGTTGCTAAGGCCAAAGAAGAAGCCCAAGCTCAAGGATTGGCAACTGCTGGTGACAAGATTGTTGTTGTGACTGTTGCCCCAATTGACATGGCTAAGTCAACGAACAACGTTTCTGT